A stretch of Physeter macrocephalus isolate SW-GA chromosome 8, ASM283717v5, whole genome shotgun sequence DNA encodes these proteins:
- the PFKL gene encoding ATP-dependent 6-phosphofructokinase, liver type isoform X1: MATVDLEKLRMSGAGKAIGVLTSGGDAQGMNAAVRAVTRMGIYVGAKVFLVYEGYEGLVEGGENIRPANWLSVSNIIQLGGTVIGSARCKAFTTREGRRAAAYNLVQRGITNLCVIGGDGSLTGANIFRSEWGSLLEELVSEGKISQSTAQSYSHLSIAGLVGSIDNDFCGTDMTIGTDSALHRIMEVIDAITTTAQSHQRTFVLEVMGRRCGYLALVSALASGADWLFIPEAPPEDGWENFMCERLGETRSRGSRLNIIIIAEGAIDRNGKPISSRYVKDLVVQRLGFDTRVTVLGHVQRGGTPSAFDRVLSSKMGMEAVMALLETTPDTPACVVSLSGNQSVRLPLMECVQMTKEVQKAMDEKRFEEAIQLRGRSFENNWNIYKLLAHQKISKEKTSFSLAILNVGAPAAGMNAAVRSAVRTGISQGHTVYVVHDGFEGLAKGQVQEVGWHDVAGWLGRGGSMLGTKRTLPKGYMEKIVENIRTHNIHALLVIGGFEAYEGVLQLVEARERYEELCIVMCVIPATISNNVPGTDFSLGSDTAVNAAMESCDRIKQSASGTKRRVFIVETMGGYCGYLATVTGIAVGADAAYVFEDPFNIQDLKANVEHMTEKMKTDIQRGLVLRNEKCHEYYTTEFLYNLYSSEGKGIFDCRTNVLGHLQQGGAPTPFDRNYGTKLGVKAILWMSEKLRAVYRKGRVFANAPDSACVIGLQKKAVAFSPVTELKKDTDFEHRMPLEQWWLNLRLMLKMLAHYRISMADYVSGELEHVTRRTLSIETGF; the protein is encoded by the exons GGCTACGAGGGCCTCGTGGAAGGGGGCGAGAACATCAGGCCAGCCAACTGGCTCAGCGTCTCCAACATCATCCAGCTG GGCGGCACCGTCATCGGCAGCGCCCGCTGCAAGGCCTTCACCACGCGGGAGGGGCGCCGGGCGGCCGCCTACAACCTGGTCCAGCGTGGCATCACCAACCTGTGCGTCATCGGCGGGGACGGCAGCCTCACGGGCGCCAACATCTTCCGCAGCGAGTGGGGCAGCCTGCTGGAGGAGCTGGTGAGCGAAG GCAAGATCTCACAGAGCACGGCTCAGAGCTATTCGCACCTGAGCATCGCCGGGCTGGTGGGTTCCATCGACAACGACTTCTGCGGCACCGACATGACCATCGGCACGGACTCGGCCCTGCACCGCATCATGGAGGTCATCGAcgccatcaccaccaccgccCAGAG CCACCAGAGGACCTTCGTGCTGGAGGTGATGGGGCGACGCTGCGG GTACCTGGCCCTGGTGTCCGCCCTGGCCTCGGGGGCCGACTGGCTGTTCATCCCTGAGGCGCCGCCTGAGGACGGCTGGGAGAACTTCATGTGTGAGCGGCTGGGTGAG ACTCGGAGCCGGGGGTCCCGCCTGAACATCATCATCATCGCCGAGGGTGCCATCGACCGCAACGGGAAGCCCATCTCATCCCGCTACGTGAAGGAC CTGGTGGTCCAGAGGCTGGGCTTCGACACACGTGTGACCGTGCTGGGCCACGTGCAGAGGGGAGGGACCCCCTCGGCGTTCGACCGCGTCCTG AGCAGCAAGATGGGCATGGAGGCGGTGATGGCACTGCTGGAGACCACGCCCGACACGCCGGCCTGCGTGGTCAGCCTCTCCGGGAACCAGTCCGTGCGGCTGCCCCTCATGGAGTGCGTGCAGATG ACCAAGGAGGTACAGAAGGCCATGGATGAGAAGAGGTTTGAAGAGGCCATCCAGCTCCGAGGCAG GAGCTTTGAGAACAACTGGAACATTTACAAGCTGCTTGCGCACCAGAAGATCTCCAAGGAGAAG ACCAGCTTCTCCCTGGCCATCCTGAACGTGGGGGCCCCAGCGGCCGGCATGAACGCGGCCGTGCGCTCGGCGGTGCGTACCGGCATCTCCCAGGGCCACACGGTGTACGTCGTGCACGACGGCTTTGAAGGCCTGGCCAAGGGGCAG GTGCAAGAAGTGGGCTGGCATGacgtggctggctggctgggacGTGGGGGCTCCATGCTGGGGACCAAGAG GACGCTGCCCAAGGGCTACATGGAGAAGATTGTGGAAAACATCCGCACTCACAACATCCACGCCCTGCTGGTCATTGGAGGCTTCGAG GCCTACGAGGGGGTGCTGCAGCTGGTGGAGGCCCGCGAGCGCTACGAGGAGCTGTGCATCGTCATGTGTGTCATTCCCGCCACCATCAGCAACAACGTGCCGGGCACCGACTTCAGCCTGGGCTCGGACACCGCCGTCAACGCCGCCATGGAG AGCTGTGACCGCATCAAGCAGTCGGCCTCGGGGACCAAGCGCCGTGTGTTCATCGTGGAGACCATGGGGGGCTACTGTGGCTACCTGGCCACCGTGACCGGCATCGCCGTGGGGGCCGACGCCGCCTACGTCTTCGAGGACCCCTTCAACATCCAGGACTTAAAG GCCAACGTGGAGCACATGACCGAGAAGATGAAGACGGACATCCAGAGGGGCCTGGTGCTCCG AAACGAGAAGTGCCACGAATACTACACCACGGAGTTTCTGTACAACCTGTACTCCTCCGAGGGGAAGGGCATTTTCGACTGCAGGACTAACGTCCTGGGCCACCTGCAACAG GGCGGGGCTCCCACGCCCTTCGACCGGAACTACGGCACCAAGCTGGGGGTGAAGGCCATACTCTGGATGTCGGAGAAGCTGCGGGCAGTCTACCGCAAGG GGCGGGTCTTCGCCAACGCCCCCGACTCGGCTTGTGTGATCGGCCTGCAGAAGAAGGCGGTGGCCTTCAGCCCCGTCACCGAGCTCAAGAAGGACACCGACTTTGA GCACCGCATGCCCCTGGAGCAGTGGTGGCTGAACCTGCGGCTCATGCTGAAGATGCTGGCGCACTACCGCATCAGCATGGCCGACTACGTGTCCGGGGAGCTGGAGCACGTCACCCGCCGCACCCTCAGCATCGAAACAGGCTTCTGA
- the PFKL gene encoding ATP-dependent 6-phosphofructokinase, liver type isoform X2, whose amino-acid sequence MATVDLEKLRMSGAGKAIGVLTSGGDAQGMNAAVRAVTRMGIYVGAKVFLVYEGYEGLVEGGENIRPANWLSVSNIIQLGGTVIGSARCKAFTTREGRRAAAYNLVQRGITNLCVIGGDGSLTGANIFRSEWGSLLEELVSEGKISQSTAQSYSHLSIAGLVGSIDNDFCGTDMTIGTDSALHRIMEVIDAITTTAQSHQRTFVLEVMGRRCGYLALVSALASGADWLFIPEAPPEDGWENFMCERLGETRSRGSRLNIIIIAEGAIDRNGKPISSRYVKDLVVQRLGFDTRVTVLGHVQRGGTPSAFDRVLSSKMGMEAVMALLETTPDTPACVVSLSGNQSVRLPLMECVQMTKEVQKAMDEKRFEEAIQLRGRSFENNWNIYKLLAHQKISKEKTSFSLAILNVGAPAAGMNAAVRSAVRTGISQGHTVYVVHDGFEGLAKGQVQEVGWHDVAGWLGRGGSMLGTKRTLPKGYMEKIVENIRTHNIHALLVIGGFEAYEGVLQLVEARERYEELCIVMCVIPATISNNVPGTDFSLGSDTAVNAAMESCDRIKQSASGTKRRVFIVETMGGYCGYLATVTGIAVGADAAYVFEDPFNIQDLKANVEHMTEKMKTDIQRGLVLRAGLPRPSTGTTAPSWG is encoded by the exons GGCTACGAGGGCCTCGTGGAAGGGGGCGAGAACATCAGGCCAGCCAACTGGCTCAGCGTCTCCAACATCATCCAGCTG GGCGGCACCGTCATCGGCAGCGCCCGCTGCAAGGCCTTCACCACGCGGGAGGGGCGCCGGGCGGCCGCCTACAACCTGGTCCAGCGTGGCATCACCAACCTGTGCGTCATCGGCGGGGACGGCAGCCTCACGGGCGCCAACATCTTCCGCAGCGAGTGGGGCAGCCTGCTGGAGGAGCTGGTGAGCGAAG GCAAGATCTCACAGAGCACGGCTCAGAGCTATTCGCACCTGAGCATCGCCGGGCTGGTGGGTTCCATCGACAACGACTTCTGCGGCACCGACATGACCATCGGCACGGACTCGGCCCTGCACCGCATCATGGAGGTCATCGAcgccatcaccaccaccgccCAGAG CCACCAGAGGACCTTCGTGCTGGAGGTGATGGGGCGACGCTGCGG GTACCTGGCCCTGGTGTCCGCCCTGGCCTCGGGGGCCGACTGGCTGTTCATCCCTGAGGCGCCGCCTGAGGACGGCTGGGAGAACTTCATGTGTGAGCGGCTGGGTGAG ACTCGGAGCCGGGGGTCCCGCCTGAACATCATCATCATCGCCGAGGGTGCCATCGACCGCAACGGGAAGCCCATCTCATCCCGCTACGTGAAGGAC CTGGTGGTCCAGAGGCTGGGCTTCGACACACGTGTGACCGTGCTGGGCCACGTGCAGAGGGGAGGGACCCCCTCGGCGTTCGACCGCGTCCTG AGCAGCAAGATGGGCATGGAGGCGGTGATGGCACTGCTGGAGACCACGCCCGACACGCCGGCCTGCGTGGTCAGCCTCTCCGGGAACCAGTCCGTGCGGCTGCCCCTCATGGAGTGCGTGCAGATG ACCAAGGAGGTACAGAAGGCCATGGATGAGAAGAGGTTTGAAGAGGCCATCCAGCTCCGAGGCAG GAGCTTTGAGAACAACTGGAACATTTACAAGCTGCTTGCGCACCAGAAGATCTCCAAGGAGAAG ACCAGCTTCTCCCTGGCCATCCTGAACGTGGGGGCCCCAGCGGCCGGCATGAACGCGGCCGTGCGCTCGGCGGTGCGTACCGGCATCTCCCAGGGCCACACGGTGTACGTCGTGCACGACGGCTTTGAAGGCCTGGCCAAGGGGCAG GTGCAAGAAGTGGGCTGGCATGacgtggctggctggctgggacGTGGGGGCTCCATGCTGGGGACCAAGAG GACGCTGCCCAAGGGCTACATGGAGAAGATTGTGGAAAACATCCGCACTCACAACATCCACGCCCTGCTGGTCATTGGAGGCTTCGAG GCCTACGAGGGGGTGCTGCAGCTGGTGGAGGCCCGCGAGCGCTACGAGGAGCTGTGCATCGTCATGTGTGTCATTCCCGCCACCATCAGCAACAACGTGCCGGGCACCGACTTCAGCCTGGGCTCGGACACCGCCGTCAACGCCGCCATGGAG AGCTGTGACCGCATCAAGCAGTCGGCCTCGGGGACCAAGCGCCGTGTGTTCATCGTGGAGACCATGGGGGGCTACTGTGGCTACCTGGCCACCGTGACCGGCATCGCCGTGGGGGCCGACGCCGCCTACGTCTTCGAGGACCCCTTCAACATCCAGGACTTAAAG GCCAACGTGGAGCACATGACCGAGAAGATGAAGACGGACATCCAGAGGGGCCTGGTGCTCCG GGCGGGGCTCCCACGCCCTTCGACCGGAACTACGGCACCAAGCTGGGGGTGA